In the Oryzias latipes chromosome 9, ASM223467v1 genome, one interval contains:
- the c9h9orf84 gene encoding uncharacterized protein C9orf84 homolog isoform X3, with protein sequence MRLQTNESFSGLRKQKNVFLDTSTPEDNFDIMADRASCVFPVIGFKALDYVFEASTSLKVTWDLLALPEPYSTGTCDLLNAHIHQLFEETYRTPLVREQVTFSSGSVLDDLREKNQSLTPLERYKAESEEEVFIPSSNPDSLKDFDRDLCVLKEPQMFCDPHQELFSKHIQPKQQGKDLSLAEDLIAVDHLPYFKRHLPSLKVKLSRLRTLPVADPLLTPGGLMISEENIFRRSASYEKLLDTDTINGQTSPFIQEDFLQESLLKEEMLLLPEVVDTPQLELPKVQSTKSFSGLWVVFPEPLDEERSVLDILRKTSTRGGSMDLFQFDLLEKSKEQESNTGLMEFSGHLAPPADLELDSVLSLSPKKRSTHIGPSVTQLQKEELSPCRLSLMSPRTRTAMETAVWKAEKHPASVERFLLAEPPTDDPAGGFQHVCEVLRLLKSEQLSCICVFDEMELQLDSEIPWMFTGRSSEFIEKLSAGQWSEPPPTTEEEMEEFTRLVPEQEEVRSILPRFTCEVPLQKESPTKVLESVNTKEEALPKEKVVEKTAPLLKNYVKTVKWSEKPLSSASADRQAHKYLKIRHEPQKDLDPLSTFMMLRSQLLLPDAALPQDSANAAVENQQTEEKELPPCTHSGGVRPVGGGIADSEDAGRQQKPHQWTSQLIVRQDGQSSRIIQVQAAESQRRAYRELLAFARPRLDSARQLGLHGPMWGDFSCLGPDQTHFLLKQQEKALCSTSADDAALLRDQELLFSQVVLIHVLVTFKELLLKCDLRTGLVYLSKAAESCADQSLKQLLRKLHVILLLAQKNQESNNKLLELQQLLAAWLHSRTSAEKILVILSVDSDENRSMILSGLSRVTGTGEVPWCLEDSVPYVVFVTEELLNFPLLLQTLESSFNVTVLERSPHPSLQMLGGTHSYAVITVDESTAVVIQELEELGQERASEVLVMRLTALSLQYSCCWLILFCPDGGGGAGFSSEAFNNLTLVYSSLVLFGMKSEDLDVKVLLVSEVTEVARSINRICFTAMMTSDGDPVGYLNRDWLTVIPSQEEECLSRFPCVNPLVGQLMLNRFPSLLWLLRASLPQLKELLPEVPEKVLKLFSDITSLYSTTSDPAQPSEADPPSEDLWTSGGEQMTFGDPELLCGGLTPNFLCEAGRAEDLFCRRDPESAAFKLDLLSGSFGSPDVHPQSSWTEAKQTLRSRAGAAGRVVERLDEETSPRSSSADFSFHRHESPLKLDFSFCQSPTPNRLVLSTVPPTPTGPSWGLSPPAGAPWGSEDHEGPTAALDSYGSRIWRGLERKRSREAAGLDPSASTPLKMGRLSCEKVPGREKHRQTVICGRRTGMEGHSGCSDNVSL encoded by the exons ATGCGTCTTCAGACAAATGAGAGTTTTAGCggtcttagaaaacaaaaaaacgtatttttagATACTTCAACCCCTGAGGATAACTTTGATATCAT GGCTGACAGGGCTAGCTGTGTGTTCCCGGTCATCGGATTTAAAGCACTCGACTACGTCTTTgag GCGAGCACAAGTCTCAAGGTAACATGGGATTTGCTGGCTCTGCCAGAACCTTACTCAACCGGTACCTGTGACCTGCTGAACGCCCACATTCACCAGCTGTTTGAGGAAACCTACAGGACACCCTTAGTCAGAG AGCAGGTGACCTTCTCTTCTGGATCTGTTCTGGATGATCTGAGGGAGAAAAACCAGTCACTTACCCCGTTGGAAAG ATATAAAGCTGAAAGTGAGGAGGAGGTGTTCATTCCCAGCTCCAATCCCGACTCTCTGAAAGATTTTGACCGGGATCTTTGCGTGTTAAAAGAGCCGCAGATGTTCTGTGATCCACACCAAGAACTGTTTTCTAAGCACATACAACCAAAGCAACAAGGGAAAG atCTCTCCCTGGCAGAGGATCTCATAGCTGTTGATCACCTCCCGTATTTCAAAAGGCATTTGCCTTCTTTGAAAGTCAAACTGTCCAGACTAAGGACGCTTCCTGTTGCAGACCCTTTGCTGACTCCAGGAGGACTTATGATCTCAGAGGAGAACATCTTCag GAGATCTGCTTCATATGAAAAACTTTTGGACACTGACACAATCAATGGTCAGACAAGCCCCTTTATTCAGGAGGACTTTCTTCAGGAGTCACTTTTGAAGGAAGAG ATGCTGCTTTTGCCTGAGGTGGTGGACACTCCCCAGCTGGAACTGCCAAAGGTCCAATCCACGAAGAGCTTCTCTGGTCTTTGGGTCGTTTTTCCAGAGCCTCTGGATGAGGAGCGTTCGGTTCTGGACATCCTACGCAAAA CTTCCACTCGAGGCGGGTCGAtggatttatttcagtttgatCTTCTGGAGAAAAGCAAAGAACAGGAGAGTAATACTGGTTTGATGGAGTTTTCAG GACACCTGGCTCCTCCAGCGGATTTAGAGCTGGATTCAGTCCTGAGCCTTTCTCCAAAGAAGAGATCCACCCACATCGGCCCGTCTGTCACTCAACTCCAGAAAGAAGAGTTGTCTCCTTGCAGGCT ATCCTTGATGTCACCGAGGACTCGGACAGCGATGGAAACGGCAGTCTGGAAGGCAGAGAAACATCCGGCCTCTGTGGAGAGATTCCTCTTAGCAG AACCTCCGACGGACGATCCAGCCGGCGGTTTCCAGCACGTCTGTGAAGTTTTGAGGCTTTTAAAATCCGAGCAGCTCAGTTGCATCTGCGTCTTTGACGAGATGGAGTTACAGCTGGACTCAGAAATCCCGTGGATGTTTACGGGACGTAGCAGCGAGTTCATAGAGAAGCTGTCTGCAGGTCAGTGGTCTGAGCCTCCTCCCACCACAGAGGAGGAGATGGAAGAGTTCACCAGACTGGTACCTGAACAGGAGGAAG TCAGATCCATCCTGCCTCGGTTCACATGTGAAGTTCCTCTCCAGAAAGAATCTCCAACCAAAGTCCTAGAGAGCGTTAACACTAAGGAAGAAGCTCTCCCCAAGGAGAAGGTTGTAGAAAAGACGGCTCCTCTGCTCAAAAACTACGTGAAAACAGTCAAATGGAGCGAGAAGCCTCTGTCCTCCGCATCCGCTGACAGACAGGCTCACAAATATTTGAAGATCCGTCATGAACCCCAAAAGGACCTGGACCCTCTGTCCACGTTCATGATGCTGAGATCCCAGCTGCTTCTTCCAGATGCTGCTTTGCCTCAGGACTCGGCCAACGCTGCAG TTGAAAACCAACAAACAGAAGAGAAGGAGCTGCCGCCTTGCACTCACAGTGGGGGGGTGAGGCCGGTGGGCGGCGGCATCGCCGACTCGGAGGATGCTGGCAGACAGCAGAAGCCTCATCAGTGGACCAGTCAGCTCATCGTCCGTCAGGACGGCCAGAGCAGCAGAATCATCCAGGTCCAGGCTGCAG AGAGCCAGCGGCGGGCTTACCGGGAGCTTCTGGCCTTCGCTCGTCCCCGTTTGGACTCAGCCAGACAGCTGGGACTCCACGGCCCCATGTGGGGGGACTTCAGCTGCTTGGGCCCGGACCAAACTCACTTCCTCCTCAAGCAGCAGGAGAAGGCGCTCTGCAGCACCTCTGCTGACGACGCAGCGCTCCTCAGGG ACCAGGAGCTGCTTTTCAGTCAGGTGGTTCTGATCCATGTGTTGGTGACCTTCaaagagctgctgctgaaatgtGACCTGAGGACCGGCCTGG TCTATCTGAGCAAAGCGGCAGAGTCGTGTGCAGATCAGAGCCTGAAGCAGCTGCTGAGGAAGCTGCACGTCATCCTCCTCCTCGCTCAGAAGAACCAGGAGTCCAACAACAAGctgctggagctgcagcagctgctggctgCGTGGCTGCACAGCCGGACGTCTGCAGAGAAG ATTCTTGTCATTCTGTCAGTGGACTCCGATGAAAACAGATCAATGATTCTCAGCGGTCTGAGCCGAGTGACGG GCACGGGGGAGGTCCCATGGTGCTTGGAGGACAGCGTCCCATATGTGGTGTTTGTGACGGAGGAACTACTGAACTTTCCTTTGCTACTACAAACCCTGGAGTCCAG CTTCAATGTGACGGTGCTGGAGAGGAGCCCCCATCCCAGCCTGCAGATGCTGGGCGGGACCCACAGCTACGCCGTGATCACCGTGGATGAGAGCACGGCAGTCGTCATTCAG GAGCTGGAGGAACTGGGTCAAGAGCGAGCCAGTGAGGTTCTGGTGATGCGTTTGACCGCGCTCTCCCTGCAGTACAGCTGCTGCTGGCTCATCCTGTTCTGCCCCGACGGCGGCGGGGGGGCGGG GTTTTCCAGCGAGGCCTTCAACAACCTGACCTTGGTTTATTCTTCTCTGGTTTTGTTTGGAATGAAGTCTGAGGATCTGGATGTGAAG GTTCTGCTCGTGTCAGAAGTGACTGAAGTGGCCAGAAGCATCAATCGGATCTGCTTCACCGCCATGATGACCAGCGACGGGGATCCTGTCGGATACCTGAACAGAGACTGGCTGACTGTCATCCCTTCACAG GAGGAGGAGTGTCTGTCCCGGTTTCCTTGTGTTAATCCTCTGGTGGGTCAGCTGATGCTGAACAGATTCCCATCCCTGCTGTGGCTCCTGAGGGCCTCCCTCCCacagctgaaggagctgcttcCTGAAGTCCCAGAGAAAGTCCTTAAG TTGTTCAGTGACATCACGTCCCTGTACTCCACCACGTCTGATCCCGCACAACCCTCTGAAGCAGACCCGCCCTCAGAAGACCTGTGGACCAGCGGAGGCGAGCAGATGACCTTCGGGGATCCTGAGCTGCTCTGCGGCGGCCTCACGCCCAACTTCCTGTGTGAAGCTGGCAGAGCTGAGGACCTTTTCTGCAGGCGAGACCCAGAATCTGCAGCATTCAAACTGGACCTCCTAAGCGGCTCCTTTGGCAGCCCAGATGTTCACCCCCAGAGCAGCTGGACAGAAGCAAAGCAGACCCTCCGAAGCAGAGCGGGGGCTGCCGGGAGGGTCGTTGAAAGACTCGACGAGGAGACGAGTCCCAGATCCTCATCCGCTGACTTCAGCTTCCACCGCCACGAAAGCCCCCTGAAGCTGGACTTCAGCTTCTGTCAAAGCCCCACCCCGAACCGCCTGGTCCTCAGCACTGTGCCCCCCACACCCACAGGTCCCAGCTGGGGTCTGAGCCCCCCCGCAGGCGCCCCCTGGGGTTCAGAAGACCACGAAGGACCGACGGCAGCTTTAGACTCGTACGGATCCAGGATCTGGAGAGGactggagaggaagaggagtagAGAAGCAGCTGGTCTGGACCCATCAG
- the c9h9orf84 gene encoding uncharacterized protein C9orf84 homolog isoform X1 has product MRLQTNESFSGLRKQKNVFLDTSTPEDNFDIMADRASCVFPVIGFKALDYVFEASTSLKVTWDLLALPEPYSTGTCDLLNAHIHQLFEETYRTPLVREQVTFSSGSVLDDLREKNQSLTPLERYKAESEEEVFIPSSNPDSLKDFDRDLCVLKEPQMFCDPHQELFSKHIQPKQQGKDLSLAEDLIAVDHLPYFKRHLPSLKVKLSRLRTLPVADPLLTPGGLMISEENIFRRSASYEKLLDTDTINGQTSPFIQEDFLQESLLKEEMLLLPEVVDTPQLELPKVQSTKSFSGLWVVFPEPLDEERSVLDILRKTSTRGGSMDLFQFDLLEKSKEQESNTGLMEFSGHLAPPADLELDSVLSLSPKKRSTHIGPSVTQLQKEELSPCRLSLMSPRTRTAMETAVWKAEKHPASVERFLLAEPPTDDPAGGFQHVCEVLRLLKSEQLSCICVFDEMELQLDSEIPWMFTGRSSEFIEKLSAGQWSEPPPTTEEEMEEFTRLVPEQEEVRSILPRFTCEVPLQKESPTKVLESVNTKEEALPKEKVVEKTAPLLKNYVKTVKWSEKPLSSASADRQAHKYLKIRHEPQKDLDPLSTFMMLRSQLLLPDAALPQDSANAAVENQQTEEKELPPCTHSGGVRPVGGGIADSEDAGRQQKPHQWTSQLIVRQDGQSSRIIQVQAAESQRRAYRELLAFARPRLDSARQLGLHGPMWGDFSCLGPDQTHFLLKQQEKALCSTSADDAALLRDQELLFSQVVLIHVLVTFKELLLKCDLRTGLVYLSKAAESCADQSLKQLLRKLHVILLLAQKNQESNNKLLELQQLLAAWLHSRTSAEKILVILSVDSDENRSMILSGLSRVTGASLTCVRPEDKVKLNGASVVSSVCGCDCALVFEQHIGPDFPWTSFSLVVEFDHPGQSPWSAVCGQRSIQHLTFDTVIPDSGTGEVPWCLEDSVPYVVFVTEELLNFPLLLQTLESSFNVTVLERSPHPSLQMLGGTHSYAVITVDESTAVVIQELEELGQERASEVLVMRLTALSLQYSCCWLILFCPDGGGGAGFSSEAFNNLTLVYSSLVLFGMKSEDLDVKVLLVSEVTEVARSINRICFTAMMTSDGDPVGYLNRDWLTVIPSQEEECLSRFPCVNPLVGQLMLNRFPSLLWLLRASLPQLKELLPEVPEKVLKLFSDITSLYSTTSDPAQPSEADPPSEDLWTSGGEQMTFGDPELLCGGLTPNFLCEAGRAEDLFCRRDPESAAFKLDLLSGSFGSPDVHPQSSWTEAKQTLRSRAGAAGRVVERLDEETSPRSSSADFSFHRHESPLKLDFSFCQSPTPNRLVLSTVPPTPTGPSWGLSPPAGAPWGSEDHEGPTAALDSYGSRIWRGLERKRSREAAGLDPSASTPLKMGRLSCEKVPGREKHRQTVICGRRTGMEGHSGCSDNVSL; this is encoded by the exons ATGCGTCTTCAGACAAATGAGAGTTTTAGCggtcttagaaaacaaaaaaacgtatttttagATACTTCAACCCCTGAGGATAACTTTGATATCAT GGCTGACAGGGCTAGCTGTGTGTTCCCGGTCATCGGATTTAAAGCACTCGACTACGTCTTTgag GCGAGCACAAGTCTCAAGGTAACATGGGATTTGCTGGCTCTGCCAGAACCTTACTCAACCGGTACCTGTGACCTGCTGAACGCCCACATTCACCAGCTGTTTGAGGAAACCTACAGGACACCCTTAGTCAGAG AGCAGGTGACCTTCTCTTCTGGATCTGTTCTGGATGATCTGAGGGAGAAAAACCAGTCACTTACCCCGTTGGAAAG ATATAAAGCTGAAAGTGAGGAGGAGGTGTTCATTCCCAGCTCCAATCCCGACTCTCTGAAAGATTTTGACCGGGATCTTTGCGTGTTAAAAGAGCCGCAGATGTTCTGTGATCCACACCAAGAACTGTTTTCTAAGCACATACAACCAAAGCAACAAGGGAAAG atCTCTCCCTGGCAGAGGATCTCATAGCTGTTGATCACCTCCCGTATTTCAAAAGGCATTTGCCTTCTTTGAAAGTCAAACTGTCCAGACTAAGGACGCTTCCTGTTGCAGACCCTTTGCTGACTCCAGGAGGACTTATGATCTCAGAGGAGAACATCTTCag GAGATCTGCTTCATATGAAAAACTTTTGGACACTGACACAATCAATGGTCAGACAAGCCCCTTTATTCAGGAGGACTTTCTTCAGGAGTCACTTTTGAAGGAAGAG ATGCTGCTTTTGCCTGAGGTGGTGGACACTCCCCAGCTGGAACTGCCAAAGGTCCAATCCACGAAGAGCTTCTCTGGTCTTTGGGTCGTTTTTCCAGAGCCTCTGGATGAGGAGCGTTCGGTTCTGGACATCCTACGCAAAA CTTCCACTCGAGGCGGGTCGAtggatttatttcagtttgatCTTCTGGAGAAAAGCAAAGAACAGGAGAGTAATACTGGTTTGATGGAGTTTTCAG GACACCTGGCTCCTCCAGCGGATTTAGAGCTGGATTCAGTCCTGAGCCTTTCTCCAAAGAAGAGATCCACCCACATCGGCCCGTCTGTCACTCAACTCCAGAAAGAAGAGTTGTCTCCTTGCAGGCT ATCCTTGATGTCACCGAGGACTCGGACAGCGATGGAAACGGCAGTCTGGAAGGCAGAGAAACATCCGGCCTCTGTGGAGAGATTCCTCTTAGCAG AACCTCCGACGGACGATCCAGCCGGCGGTTTCCAGCACGTCTGTGAAGTTTTGAGGCTTTTAAAATCCGAGCAGCTCAGTTGCATCTGCGTCTTTGACGAGATGGAGTTACAGCTGGACTCAGAAATCCCGTGGATGTTTACGGGACGTAGCAGCGAGTTCATAGAGAAGCTGTCTGCAGGTCAGTGGTCTGAGCCTCCTCCCACCACAGAGGAGGAGATGGAAGAGTTCACCAGACTGGTACCTGAACAGGAGGAAG TCAGATCCATCCTGCCTCGGTTCACATGTGAAGTTCCTCTCCAGAAAGAATCTCCAACCAAAGTCCTAGAGAGCGTTAACACTAAGGAAGAAGCTCTCCCCAAGGAGAAGGTTGTAGAAAAGACGGCTCCTCTGCTCAAAAACTACGTGAAAACAGTCAAATGGAGCGAGAAGCCTCTGTCCTCCGCATCCGCTGACAGACAGGCTCACAAATATTTGAAGATCCGTCATGAACCCCAAAAGGACCTGGACCCTCTGTCCACGTTCATGATGCTGAGATCCCAGCTGCTTCTTCCAGATGCTGCTTTGCCTCAGGACTCGGCCAACGCTGCAG TTGAAAACCAACAAACAGAAGAGAAGGAGCTGCCGCCTTGCACTCACAGTGGGGGGGTGAGGCCGGTGGGCGGCGGCATCGCCGACTCGGAGGATGCTGGCAGACAGCAGAAGCCTCATCAGTGGACCAGTCAGCTCATCGTCCGTCAGGACGGCCAGAGCAGCAGAATCATCCAGGTCCAGGCTGCAG AGAGCCAGCGGCGGGCTTACCGGGAGCTTCTGGCCTTCGCTCGTCCCCGTTTGGACTCAGCCAGACAGCTGGGACTCCACGGCCCCATGTGGGGGGACTTCAGCTGCTTGGGCCCGGACCAAACTCACTTCCTCCTCAAGCAGCAGGAGAAGGCGCTCTGCAGCACCTCTGCTGACGACGCAGCGCTCCTCAGGG ACCAGGAGCTGCTTTTCAGTCAGGTGGTTCTGATCCATGTGTTGGTGACCTTCaaagagctgctgctgaaatgtGACCTGAGGACCGGCCTGG TCTATCTGAGCAAAGCGGCAGAGTCGTGTGCAGATCAGAGCCTGAAGCAGCTGCTGAGGAAGCTGCACGTCATCCTCCTCCTCGCTCAGAAGAACCAGGAGTCCAACAACAAGctgctggagctgcagcagctgctggctgCGTGGCTGCACAGCCGGACGTCTGCAGAGAAG ATTCTTGTCATTCTGTCAGTGGACTCCGATGAAAACAGATCAATGATTCTCAGCGGTCTGAGCCGAGTGACGG GAGCTTCTTTGACTTGTGTTCGTCCTGAGGACAAAGTGAAGCTGAATGGAGCCAGTGTGGTCAGCAG CGTTTGCGGCTGTGATTGTGCGCTGGTGTTTGAGCAGCACATCGGCCCGGACTTCCCCTGGACCAGCTTCTCCCTGGTGGTGGAGTTTGACCATCCGGGTCAGTCTCCGTGGTCCGCGGTGTGCGGCCAGAGGAGCATCCAGCACCTGACCTTCGACACCGTCATCCCGGACTCCG GCACGGGGGAGGTCCCATGGTGCTTGGAGGACAGCGTCCCATATGTGGTGTTTGTGACGGAGGAACTACTGAACTTTCCTTTGCTACTACAAACCCTGGAGTCCAG CTTCAATGTGACGGTGCTGGAGAGGAGCCCCCATCCCAGCCTGCAGATGCTGGGCGGGACCCACAGCTACGCCGTGATCACCGTGGATGAGAGCACGGCAGTCGTCATTCAG GAGCTGGAGGAACTGGGTCAAGAGCGAGCCAGTGAGGTTCTGGTGATGCGTTTGACCGCGCTCTCCCTGCAGTACAGCTGCTGCTGGCTCATCCTGTTCTGCCCCGACGGCGGCGGGGGGGCGGG GTTTTCCAGCGAGGCCTTCAACAACCTGACCTTGGTTTATTCTTCTCTGGTTTTGTTTGGAATGAAGTCTGAGGATCTGGATGTGAAG GTTCTGCTCGTGTCAGAAGTGACTGAAGTGGCCAGAAGCATCAATCGGATCTGCTTCACCGCCATGATGACCAGCGACGGGGATCCTGTCGGATACCTGAACAGAGACTGGCTGACTGTCATCCCTTCACAG GAGGAGGAGTGTCTGTCCCGGTTTCCTTGTGTTAATCCTCTGGTGGGTCAGCTGATGCTGAACAGATTCCCATCCCTGCTGTGGCTCCTGAGGGCCTCCCTCCCacagctgaaggagctgcttcCTGAAGTCCCAGAGAAAGTCCTTAAG TTGTTCAGTGACATCACGTCCCTGTACTCCACCACGTCTGATCCCGCACAACCCTCTGAAGCAGACCCGCCCTCAGAAGACCTGTGGACCAGCGGAGGCGAGCAGATGACCTTCGGGGATCCTGAGCTGCTCTGCGGCGGCCTCACGCCCAACTTCCTGTGTGAAGCTGGCAGAGCTGAGGACCTTTTCTGCAGGCGAGACCCAGAATCTGCAGCATTCAAACTGGACCTCCTAAGCGGCTCCTTTGGCAGCCCAGATGTTCACCCCCAGAGCAGCTGGACAGAAGCAAAGCAGACCCTCCGAAGCAGAGCGGGGGCTGCCGGGAGGGTCGTTGAAAGACTCGACGAGGAGACGAGTCCCAGATCCTCATCCGCTGACTTCAGCTTCCACCGCCACGAAAGCCCCCTGAAGCTGGACTTCAGCTTCTGTCAAAGCCCCACCCCGAACCGCCTGGTCCTCAGCACTGTGCCCCCCACACCCACAGGTCCCAGCTGGGGTCTGAGCCCCCCCGCAGGCGCCCCCTGGGGTTCAGAAGACCACGAAGGACCGACGGCAGCTTTAGACTCGTACGGATCCAGGATCTGGAGAGGactggagaggaagaggagtagAGAAGCAGCTGGTCTGGACCCATCAG